The sequence GATGTTTTTCATTGATAATAAATTTGGCATTAATAGTATGATCAGGAAtaaatttattcaagaaatgtAGGTGAAGTTTTGGTATTATCATGATATTGGGGTCAGGTAAGAGATATTACCAAATTCTCCCTCTGTCATTTGACCCTTTTTTTGAAGAATTCCTGAGGGCACTGTACACACTACAGGTGTTATCAgaaaaagttacattttaatgAGTAACTTCACTAGCACAATAACAATAGCAGGTATTTCAAAAAGTCTGACATGCATCATGCAATTTAGGCTTGGCATGTAATCCAACCTCTTGTTCTTCCTGTACATTTTGGAAGAGGTGTATCTGAGTAATGTTCAGGGTACCATTCAGAGACAGAACAGCCTAGGCTGACAGGCAACTATTCCAAGTACCCACATAGCCAGATAgatttagagaaagagaaatggcaGCCTGCCCTGCTGGACTGCGCCCAGCCAGTGTCTGAAGCAGGAAGATGAAAGGGTGGAGACGGATTCTGTCCTGAAGGTGGACCCTGTGCAGTATAAAATGTGGCCCCACAAGGACTCTGCACTATCAGATTAACAACTCCTCCCAATGGAGGAAGCAGAAGGAAATACAGAAGGGAGTCAAACAGAAGGAAGCTAGGCACAGAAACGACTTCAGATGCCCCCTCTATAAAATatagtagaaatttattttcttttatatagaaTAAGCCAGTGACGTTTGTGTATTTGTCACTTTTTACTTTCCTGCCTGATAAAGCTTTCTTGTAATGACCTCTTCCAACTTTTTGCTGAAACCTGAGTTACTTTAACACTGATGTagcaaataaaagttaaacactGTAAATTATTGTCAAGTTTATGAGGATTGCTTGGGAGTTTCAAAATTAGTAACTTAAACATAAAATGTCTTGGCTATAGCAGAACATGTTAATCACTATTTTCAAAGCTTTGTAGCACATTGTCTCGGTGTTAATAATCAGTTAACCAAATTCAGCAAGATACAATTTTGAGTTTATTCAACAGCTGTGTTTTTATTCATGACACCAACAGGTTCTTTATTTCTATGctgaaaaatatccaaaattagaAATGCTGATAATACTCTGAATTTGTGTCAAAAATAATCacctgaaatttattttggaagTACTGCTTGATAATTTATAATTCCAATGAAGTTATACATAAAACCTTTGCAGCATTAATCTATTTCTTATAAGTAGCTTATTTATGGACTTGCTATTTTGTCAATCAAAGGACAACAGACTCTAATATAATAACCTACACATAAGTAGATACATGTGAACTACTTCCCAAATTactcaaaaagaaatgaatacattaaaattaaatttggaaaatgaaaactaatatacaatacataaaacaaaagcaCACAGGTCATTATGaaattgttactgttttttacACTAGACTTATAAGGAATAGCTaaaattttttatacatttttaagaatatttttaattttaaaaaattaaattaatttaacttttatttgtaacttttaagttcaagggtacatgtgtagtttttttacataggtaaacttgtgtcatggggggttATTGTACTGATCGTTTCATTACCCAGATATTAAGGCTaaaatcagttaattttttttcctgatcctcccaccctccaccctccagtacACCACAGTGAATGttgttcctatttgtccacatgttctcatctttcaccttccacttataagtgaggacatgccatatttatatttccatacctttgttagtttgctaaggataatggcctccagctccatccatatccctgcaaaatatataattttgttcttttttatgactgcatatattctgtagtgtatatgtaccatattttctctaTTCAGCCCATaatcgatgggcatttaggttgattccatgtccttgctattgtgaagagtacTGCAATTAATATACCTGTGCATGGGTCCTTATAAAAGAACCATTTATAGTCCATTGGTaaaatacccagtaatgagattgctgggtttcATGGTATTTTTGCCtctaggtttttgaggaatcaccagtcttccacaatggttgaactaaccttacattcccaccaacagattATAAGCAAGGCTTTTTTATACTACCTCACCAGTATCAtgatattttttgagtttttaataatagccattctgactagtgtgagatgctatctcattacggttttgatttgcatttctctaatgatctgtgatgttaagcttttttctttttttcttttttcatatgatGGTTGGCCACAtgtaggttttcttttaaaaagtgtaacaattttttaaatgcttgaaaTTGTCATTGATAATCTGATTTCTTCTAAGGTGCTATTTTGGAAAATCATGATTTCCTTATATACCTAACTAATTATAAAAGTTGAGAAAACTGATGTGAGTATTCTATTTACATCAGTCTTTGAGTAGTTCTTATATACTAACATCCCTTGATCTCATTCCTACTCTTTTGACAGTTCTAACATTCTATAACTTTTGAATTCCACTCatggaacaaaatattttctttattgtaacaGGTTCTGTGGAGATTTGATGGGAATAAACCAGATACCTTAGGTCTCAATACTCGGCTCTACAAGTGGATACCCCAGAATGACCTTCTAGGTAAGACTCTGGTGAACAAATACTGAATATATTAGTAACAGCACATTAGAGTGTTAATAGTTAGTGATGAAACAAGCTTATTGAATATTtgttaaggaaaaacaaaatgtaactTCTTTATATTGATTTTCCAGTCTTAAGGGGGAAAGAGTACATtataatttttggcattttatgATATGCACCCACATTCTTTATGGTCTGCATCAGGGAGAATCTTTAGTTCATGTGTTATTATATCTCACAAAATTTTTCAATAACTTCCTGggctgtctctctgtctcctatTTCTACAACTTTACAcctgtttttttcctctcctgcAGGGTTATTTCAAATGCCACTAAAAATAATAGCTCTTCTATCACCAGtgactctgtattttctgaaggATTAAATTGCTAAccttaatcataaagtgatgacACATTTCATGATGAAGTGTGACCTGTCCTTCCTCAATCCTAGCACCACCACCAACCCACTGCCTGCTGCCTTGTCCACCCCACATATCACACTCTGTGACTGCACTTAAGAGTTCACTTCATGCCCATCTCtttgctgtcttctttttttgcacatttttaaaatctagaatgcAATTTTTCATTAGCCCAACTGAAAATCTTGTATTGTTTTGCAGTCTGAAGTCACACACACCATATATCCTTCACTTACATACCCAGTACAAGTACGTGTTTTTTCCTCCAAAGTCTGAAACACAATTTTAATTTGGTTCAGTGTTTTAGCTAGAAAACACTGTCACTTTCAGAGCCTTTCATTGTGCATCTCATTTTATTCCTATGAATAATTTTGCTAAAATTTATCCAATCCTAGGTCATCCAAAAACCAGAGCTTTTATAACTCATGGTGGAGCCAATGGCATCTACGAGGCAATCTACCATGGGATCCCTATGGTGGGCGTTCCATTGTTTGCCGATCAACCTGATAACATTGCTCACATGAAGGCCAAGGGAGCAGCTGTTAAATTGGACTTCAATACAATGTCGAGTACAGACTTGCTGAATGCATTGAAGACAGTAATTAATGATCCTTTGTGAGTAGAACATATTTTTCACTAGGTGGTATTTACAGATAGCTTCTCTTGTCAATAGTGAGTGTGAGTTTCATCCTTTTTATGAgactaattttgaaagaatttaaatgatttaacTAATCTgaaatctgcttttatttttataagttatttaaaaattgaatttgaaaCACTTACATCTAAAGAATAGCCAGTTAGTGAAACAATTTtctacacaaaaataattttaaaaggatatagataatacaaaaaatacatttcttaaaaaattgacATAATGTACcatagaagaaaggaagaataaacctgaaataatatgataaaatattttaattggatATCTAAAATGACTCAGAGTATAACTATTTTCTTgctaaaaattaacttttattagtATCATTATTGTAATGGACTTGAAAATGAGATTTAATTTTGATAGCATAAAACTCTCCTGTTTATGCTATAAAATCCAAATATATTTAGTATGTTTACAGAGCCATGAAGCCATCACTATTacataattttagaacatttttatcaacaCAAAAGAAACGGCAACGACACAGAAGTCACTTCCTATGACCGCTTAGCCCTAGTCCAActaatttgtttcctttctctataGATTATTCTCTTTagatatttcatatgaatggaatcatacagtttaTGATGTTGTGTAAATGATATTTCATCtagcctaattttttttcctggatttagttttattcatgttgttgTGTGTTttaatacttcatttctttttatagcagtttaatattttttagtgaATATATGTCATATTTTAGTTGTTCAATTATCAGTTCATTGGCCTTCTGACTGTTTTCAGTTGTGGCTACTAGGAAGATTGCTACACATGTTTTTGCATaaacatgttttcctttctttaggGTTGATACTATAAGTGGAATTACTGCCTCATGTGGGAACTGTATGTTTATGAAGAACTgctaaactgtcttccaaagtactTGTTTCATTCATGACTACTACCAGCAGTACAACATGGTTCCAATTCCTCCATACTTTTGCCAAACCtgttattatctgactttttgtTACAGCCTTCTTAGTGGGTGTAAAATGATCTTTCATCCTGGTCTTGGATTGCATTTTCATTACGGCTAAAGATATTGAGAATCTTCATACATGCCTACTgatcatttatatatcttctttgaaaacaTGTCTACTCCAATCCTtggaacatttttaaactttgctATTTGTCTTATTATTAAGTTTTAAGAACTATTTATAGATTATGGGTCATGTCAGATATAtaacttgtaaatattttgtcccattctagGTGCACTAAATTTTACTTTTGGATGATGGTCTTTGAAgcacaaaaaatataattttaagttaaatttttaataattgacTTTTTCAAACCCAAAGatatcaatgtgcaaaattcCTTGTGGAGTCCAGCTACCATCAATTCAGCATTTACAGctctatgaataattttttttatataaggAGGGTATCATCTAAAGGAATACTTGAAAAATACTTTACCACGAAAAAAGAAGGATAATGAATGATAAAAATACCTTTAAAGAAGAtaggaaataattgaaaaaaacacaaaccagcttggacaaatagaaaaaatatatataaagcaaattggTAGATTTAAATATGATTATACAAACATTTTCACTCAATCTAAACAGAATtaagaaaatagcaaataattagtaaagacataaaacatttaaagaacacaATTAACAAAAGGAATCTTATAATGTAAATtgatacacacaaatgcacatacatacatacacaataaacatatatgtatcatatatatcaaCTTGAAGACATTTTCCTAGAGCATGTCAAATAGTTATTTGAAGTGATATGTGATGGGAAATAAATCAAGATTTAGTACATATAATAAGGTTCAATATCATAAAGACTATATGATCCAGCCATAGTGGAAGTAAGTAGGTTATAAAAACTATAACTAACAACTTTAAATTTTAGAGATCAAGAGGTGAATCACAACTATGTCTCCACTTTTatctcagcaattctactcccaATTATATACCCAACAGAtacgtataaatatataaatctaatACCATATAGAAGAATGTTTATGACAGAATTATCAATACTGTCCAAAAATTGTTAGCAACCCAAATATCTATTAATcataaaatgaagacataatCTGTGCTTTATCAATcaacagaatactacacagcaatggAATTACCCAActgctgcattaaaaaaaagacactcaTGAGTACGTATTATATAATTCAATTACATAAACAAGCAAACTAATGTATGCTATTCGAAGTCAGGCTAATCCTTAGTTGGTGGACAAAAGTGGTGACtaaatggttcagaaaaagaGAGTAGTTATTCTAGGCAGGTTGTGATATCCTATATCACAATCTGAACAGTAGGTAAATCGATATCTTCACCTCAAGATAATGTTCAAGATGATCTTACATTTTTGAACTATTCACTTAGtgtatgaatattttcttttgtatttaatatttaaatgtttattttatgagatatataatgcattttaaaattctaggaatcaaatagcaaaataagcacagaaaatagagaaaatcctAGAGGTTCCATCATAACGTGGCCAATAAAAGCCTCTCTTAGAGGTAACGTTAGAGGGAAGCCGCAAGAAGGGAGAGAAGTATGCCTTGGGTTGTAGCAAGAGAGAACACTCCAAGAGcgggagagaggggaaaaaatgtgTAAGGTGCTAAGATGAGAACACCTTTGGgagcttaaagaaaaatagaaggccAATCTAGAAGACAGTGTGCAGGGGAAAAGTGTTAGGAAAAGAGCTTGCCAGTGTCTAAAAATGTAGGGTTCTGTAGATCAAATAACAGAGTTGgattttattcttaatataatGAGAAGCCAGGCAAAAGTCTTAATCAGGGGAGTGCTTTAAACTGACTTTAATTGCAAAAAATTGTTCTGGCTACAGGGTGGGAAAGAGTAGGAGACAAAAGAGTAATGTAGAAGCAAAGTGACTAGCTATGAGGCACGTCACTCACCATGACACAATTACTTTTTTGGAACTTATAGATGATAATTCTCATATTGCATTTTCACGATCTTTCTCACAGCACTTAAAAGGTTTCATGATATTGAGTACGTTCTCCATATGCCTGTTTGAGAActaagagtgtaattggattgttcataatacaaaggataaatgcttaagggatGAATATcctattttccatgatgtgattatttcacattgtatcaaaacatctcatataccacataaatatatatacacttaataTGTaccctcaaaaacttaaaattaaacaattaaaaacaaattaaaaatcccTTATATTTTCTCCGcttcaaaaaattaactttcTCACCTAACATTcgatttctactttaaaaatatttgtcaatgaGAAAAGTCCCATTTAAAAGCCAAACTTTCTATGATGACtcaaattaaaatacacaaattcGATGTCAATTCTTTGACATTTACTTTGAATTATTTGGCCCTTTAAAAGCCTTTCATAAACTTGATATGGACAGGCAAATTAACTTACTTTCAGTGTtagtaagggaggagaccacccttCATAtcgtcttatgcccaatttctgcctccaaagaaagaagaagtaaaaactaaaaggcagaaatgaaatccacaagcagacagcccggtgccacaccctgggcctggtagttaaagatcgactcCTGACCTAACCAGTTATGTtgtctatagattccagacattgtatggaaaagcattgtaaaaatccctgtcctgttctgtttcaTTCTGATTACCAGTGGTGCATTCAGCCCCCAGTTATGTACccactgcttgctcaatcgatcatgaCCCTCTCATGCAGATCCCCTTAGAgctgtgagcccttaaaagggacacgaattgctcactcagggagttCAGCTCTTGAGAGAGGAGTCTTGCCGAGGCTCCCCACCGAATAAaacccttccttctttaactcggtgtctgaggggttttgtctgcaaCTCTTCCTGCCACAttagtatctttatttttatctttcagatACAAAGAGAATGTTATGAAATTATCAAGAATTCAACATGATCAACCAGTAAAGCCCCTGGATCGAGCAGTCTTCTGGATTGAATTTGTCATGCGCCACAAAGGAGCCAAACACCTTCGGGTTGCAGCCCATGACCTCACCTGGTTCCAGTACCACTCTTTGGACGTGATTGGGTTCCTGCTGGCCTGTGTGGCAACTGTGATATTTATCATCACAAAATgttgtctgttttgtttctgGAAGTTtgctagaaaaggaaagaagggaaaaaatgattAGTTGTATCTGAGATTTGAAGCTGGAAAACCTGATAGATGAGACTACTTCAGTTTATTCCAGCAAGAAAGGTGGtgatgcaaaatttctttcttcctgtgacaagaagaagaaaaaaaaatctcttcaaaatttaccttgtcaaataaaaatttgtttttcagagatTTACCACCCAGTTCATGGTTAGAAATATTTTGTGGCGATGAAGCAAACactagggaaaataaaaaataatataaagccaTATGAGCTCGTATTGAAATTTGTTGAACTTATATTGAAATGTGTTGTTCTAATTCACAGTATTCACACAAAAAATTTTACTCAGCTTAACTATATTTCACACATTGTACATAAACACAAGAACATTAAGAAGTCCACTGAAAGTATCAGTACTGTTTTGCACATACTCAGAATAATTTGGCTTCATTTTGAACAGGGTTGTATTAACTGCTGCTAAAGAAACTATTACACAGTTAAATTGTACAGAAAGTCTCTCTTCCTTTTGATCTTATAAGATGAGTAGTATTGCTTGGCTTTTATAATGCATGcactttattttcacatttttcctaaaatttatgGCCAAATGTTTACTGTTTTACAGCTTAAGTCATTTCTCAGTGGAAATTATGGGGAATTAGAAATATAGCAACTCTTACCTTCTTCCTACTGTAAAATTGAACTAttttgtaatgtctttggttTCCTGAGccaattctattttttctagatatttaaaaatattcatctgGTTGactttattctaatatttttaattatttcaatagttatttgggaacaggtggtgtttgattagatggataagttctttagtggtaatttctgaggtTTTGGTGCACATATCACGTGAGCAGGGTACCCTGCACTCAATGTATAATCTtgtatccctcaccccctcccaccctccctctgaATCCTGAGAGgctattatatttttcttgtgcctttgcatcctcatagcttagctcccacttataagtgagaatttaTGATGTTCAGTTTTctattcctgaattacttcacttagaataatgctcTCCCACTCCTTACAAGTTGCAgttaatgccattattttgtttctttttatggcttagtagtatgccatggtgtataaatatagtatgtatatgtgtgtgtatatacttatgtatatgtatatgtatatgtatgtgtgtgtgtatatatatatataatgtatgtataccacattttctttatccacctgttggttgatgggcatttaggctggttccatatttttaaaattgttaatagtGCCGTTGTAAACATGTATGTGCATGGgtctttttcatataaaacttcttttcttctgggaagatacacagtagtgggattgctagatcaaatggtacttctacttttagttcttatAGGAATCTTCATATGGTTTTTCATAGTATttgtactagtttgcattcccacagTAGCATAAAACTGTCCCTTTTtttccacatccatgccaacattgTATTACTTtcggatttttaaattatggccattcttgcaggagtatagtggtattgcattgtgcttttgatttgcattttactgATAATTAGTgaagttgagtattttttcatatgtgttgGCCAATTATAgatcttcttttaagaattgtctatttattaccttagcctactttttgaagggctttgtttttctgttgtggatttgttttagttctttgtagattctggacattcgtcctttgtcagatgcatagctcatgaatattttctattactctgtgagttgtctgtttatacaactgattatttcttttgctggcagaagctttttagtttaattaaatcgcaactgtttatctttgttttagttgcatttgcttttggatttttGGTCATGATGTTTTTGCCTAacccaatgtctagaagagtttttgaAATGTTACCTTCTAGAATCTTTTATTGTTTCAGGTTTAGATTTCATTATGTGatccatcctgagttgatttttataaggtgagagacgaagatgcagtttcattcttctacatgtggacTGCCAATTATTTCAGccccatttgt comes from Nomascus leucogenys isolate Asia chromosome 9, Asia_NLE_v1, whole genome shotgun sequence and encodes:
- the LOC100596642 gene encoding UDP-glucuronosyltransferase 2B7 isoform X5 → MGKADIWLIRNSWNFQFPHPLLPNVDFVGGLHCKPAKPLPKEMEEFVQSSGENGVVVFSLGSMVSNITAERANVIASALAQIPQKVLWRFDGNKPDTLGLNTRLYKWIPQNDLLGHPKTRAFITHGGANGIYEAIYHGIPMVGVPLFADQPDNIAHMKAKGAAVKLDFNTMSSTDLLNALKTVINDPLYKENVMKLSRIQHDQPVKPLDRAVFWIEFVMRHKGAKHLRVAAHDLTWFQYHSLDVIGFLLACVATVIFIITKCCLFCFWKFARKGKKGKND